The Carassius gibelio isolate Cgi1373 ecotype wild population from Czech Republic chromosome B9, carGib1.2-hapl.c, whole genome shotgun sequence genome includes a region encoding these proteins:
- the LOC127964637 gene encoding PWWP domain-containing DNA repair factor 3A-like, translating into MIAADLLEAIRMSVPSILFIEDQERIDVIYTQMTSILDGTPTHTHSDQIRFIMDVPFPESIICALAVVKDVSILEAEEKFLRGPVIDASEWDHFDRRIKKQLKKSGKPLESHLQESCC; encoded by the exons atgatagcagcagaccttcttgaagcgatacggatgag TGTTCCATCAATATTGTTCATTGAAGATCAGGAGCGAATTGATGTTATCTACACTCAGATGACTTCAATTTTGGATGGCACACCTACACACACCCACAGTGACCAGATCAGATTCATTATGGATGTCCCTTTTCCAGAG tccatcatctgtgctcttgctgttgtgaaagatgtgtccatcttggaggctgaggagaaattccttcgaggacctgtcattgacgcaag tgagtgggatcactttgaccgcaggataaagaaacaattaaagaagagtggcaaaccattggagagtcatctacaggagtcatgctgttaa